One window of the Candidatus Tisiphia endosymbiont of Sialis lutaria genome contains the following:
- a CDS encoding BPL-N domain-containing protein, with product MISSIRIYNGLGTSKESLYHTFNSFVHYASTKYHISYISAEEIIRGDWIDNTSLLIIPGGKDRCYAEHLNGKGNKHIQNYLMQGGSFLGICAGAYYSGTYLEFAKSSPIEVIGTRELAIYQGGVIGPALCKYYYNSNKGARAARIILNTPNLPEDSMVFYNGGGYFLDAQNVANTKIIANYEDCKAAIIICKFGSGRAILSGVHFEYDPYLMRHSKLLNPIIEPLIKHNKSRIMLVKHILNMLSIEANEKNKQSCKNNVNSY from the coding sequence ATGATATCATCAATCAGAATCTATAATGGGCTAGGTACATCGAAGGAAAGCTTGTATCATACCTTTAATAGTTTTGTTCATTATGCTTCAACAAAATATCATATAAGTTATATTTCTGCAGAAGAAATTATAAGAGGCGATTGGATTGATAATACTAGTTTACTTATTATTCCAGGAGGAAAAGATAGATGCTATGCGGAACATCTTAACGGCAAAGGCAATAAGCATATACAAAACTATTTAATGCAAGGTGGTAGTTTTCTCGGAATATGTGCAGGAGCATATTATAGTGGTACTTACCTAGAATTTGCTAAATCTTCACCAATAGAAGTAATAGGAACTCGAGAACTTGCCATATACCAGGGGGGTGTTATAGGTCCAGCCTTATGTAAGTATTACTATAATTCAAATAAAGGAGCAAGAGCCGCTAGGATAATCTTAAATACTCCTAATCTTCCTGAAGATTCTATGGTTTTTTATAATGGAGGAGGCTATTTTTTAGATGCCCAAAATGTAGCTAATACAAAAATTATTGCTAATTATGAAGATTGTAAGGCAGCTATTATAATTTGTAAATTCGGTAGTGGTAGGGCTATTTTAAGTGGGGTGCATTTTGAGTACGATCCTTATCTAATGCGACATTCTAAATTACTCAATCCTATTATAGAGCCATTAATTAAACATAATAAGTCAAGAATTATGTTAGTTAAACATATTTTAAATATGTTGAGTATTGAAGCAAATGAAAAAAATAAGCAATCTTGCAAAAATAATGTAAATAGCTATTAG
- a CDS encoding demethoxyubiquinone hydroxylase family protein produces MVAGAISDDTTNFSSIDYNLEKELLDSIKQFQSDETEHKDIALVQGSNEVVFAPLINKIIKLMCNIAISLSKKI; encoded by the coding sequence TTGGTAGCAGGAGCGATAAGTGACGATACTACCAATTTTTCATCAATTGACTATAATTTAGAAAAAGAATTGTTAGATAGTATAAAGCAATTTCAGTCTGATGAAACGGAGCATAAAGATATAGCTCTAGTGCAAGGTAGTAATGAAGTAGTATTTGCCCCCCTAATTAATAAAATTATCAAGTTAATGTGTAATATAGCTATTAGTTTGAGTAAAAAAATTTAA
- a CDS encoding type II toxin-antitoxin system VapC family toxin, which yields MIGIDTNVLVRYLTIDDEMQSSKAAKLINQYVGQAGSIFINNIVACELIWVLERGYKYSKSQMIAVLKEIVATSEFQFEDHKTLWLAIVEYERSNADFADILIGNINNLKGCSKSFTFDGKASTLSAFDLLK from the coding sequence ATGATAGGAATTGATACTAATGTTTTAGTTCGTTATTTAACTATTGATGACGAAATGCAAAGTAGCAAAGCTGCTAAATTAATTAATCAGTATGTTGGACAAGCTGGCTCTATATTTATTAACAATATAGTTGCTTGTGAATTGATTTGGGTGTTAGAGCGTGGTTATAAATACTCTAAAAGTCAAATGATAGCAGTATTAAAAGAGATAGTTGCTACTTCAGAATTTCAGTTTGAAGATCACAAAACTCTATGGCTGGCTATCGTTGAATATGAAAGATCTAATGCTGATTTTGCTGATATTTTAATAGGCAACATTAACAACTTAAAAGGTTGTAGCAAAAGCTTCACTTTTGATGGTAAAGCATCAACTTTATCGGCATTTGATCTACTCAAATGA
- a CDS encoding AbrB/MazE/SpoVT family DNA-binding domain-containing protein, translating to MKILNSVISKKGQITIPSYIRDKLHLSSGSKLEFVMQDNSFIVIPINKSINNLQGILPRTKMSLSIEDINEVIKGKHDRN from the coding sequence ATGAAAATATTAAACTCAGTAATTAGTAAAAAGGGACAAATTACTATTCCATCCTACATTAGGGATAAATTACACTTATCTTCTGGTAGTAAGCTAGAATTTGTTATGCAAGATAATTCATTTATTGTCATACCAATCAATAAATCTATCAATAATTTACAAGGGATACTGCCAAGAACTAAAATGTCATTAAGTATCGAAGATATCAACGAAGTAATTAAAGGTAAGCATGATAGGAATTGA
- a CDS encoding demethoxyubiquinone hydroxylase family protein, translating into MARPDFTNSRNIIKEIIRVNHAGEYGAKRIYEGQLNYCRNHQTYPTIKHMMQQEEVHLSYFTNLLLQGNVRPTILMPFWHIIGYVLGSGSILIGTKTAMLLTQSVEEVIEQHYQKQIDYLEEYNLEKELLDSIKQFQSDETEHKDIALVQGSNEVVFAPLINKIIKLMCNIAISLSKKI; encoded by the coding sequence ATGGCAAGACCAGACTTTACCAATTCAAGAAATATCATCAAAGAAATTATTAGAGTGAATCATGCCGGAGAATACGGTGCAAAACGAATTTATGAGGGGCAATTAAATTATTGCAGAAACCATCAAACCTATCCTACAATAAAACATATGATGCAGCAAGAAGAAGTGCATTTAAGCTACTTTACTAACTTGTTATTACAAGGTAATGTTAGACCAACTATCTTAATGCCATTTTGGCATATTATTGGTTATGTACTTGGTAGTGGATCGATATTAATAGGAACAAAAACTGCCATGCTACTAACCCAAAGTGTAGAAGAAGTGATTGAACAACATTATCAGAAGCAAATAGACTATCTCGAAGAATATAATTTAGAAAAAGAATTGTTAGATAGTATAAAGCAATTTCAGTCTGATGAAACGGAGCATAAAGATATAGCTCTAGTGCAAGGTAGTAATGAAGTAGTATTTGCCCCCCTAATTAATAAAATTATCAAGTTAATGTGTAATATAGCTATTAGTTTGAGTAAAAAAATTTAA
- the rpmH gene encoding 50S ribosomal protein L34: MKRTFQPSNLVRKRRHGFKARMATVGGREILRKRRAKGRKKLSA, from the coding sequence ATGAAACGCACATTTCAACCTAGCAATTTAGTAAGAAAAAGAAGACATGGGTTTAAGGCAAGAATGGCAACTGTTGGTGGTAGAGAGATTTTAAGGAAGCGTCGGGCAAAAGGCAGAAAGAAGTTATCAGCATAG
- the rnpA gene encoding ribonuclease P protein component: MLILSLKNQKEFDLVNKLGKKFHSPYFITVIAKDFTKLLAKLNAGNNAAGKTTNQTRLCKKSGEVLLLFGIKAGRKLGNAVIRNKIKRRIRHLIRLLSKETQIKPNSWAIIIIPKKGFDQIDFATLLSELYRIFSKA; encoded by the coding sequence GTGCTTATTTTATCTCTAAAAAATCAAAAAGAATTTGACCTAGTTAATAAGTTAGGCAAAAAGTTCCATAGCCCTTATTTTATCACAGTAATAGCAAAAGATTTTACTAAGCTTCTTGCAAAATTAAATGCAGGGAATAACGCTGCTGGCAAGACTACCAATCAAACACGGCTATGTAAAAAATCTGGTGAAGTTTTATTGCTTTTTGGCATAAAAGCCGGAAGAAAATTAGGAAATGCTGTTATTCGCAATAAAATCAAGAGACGTATCAGACATTTAATTAGGCTTCTAAGTAAAGAAACACAAATTAAACCCAATAGCTGGGCAATAATAATTATTCCTAAGAAAGGTTTTGATCAAATTGATTTTGCAACTTTACTAAGCGAATTATACAGGATATTTTCAAAGGCATAA